Proteins found in one Cellulomonas palmilytica genomic segment:
- the rsgA gene encoding ribosome small subunit-dependent GTPase A, protein MSSSQRWRVVRADKGAILVVPDVGVPAAALAEHEHEPEHEHEHVEPLRAVLARDGLAESDEGRVVPAVGDYVLLDDEGGVARVLPRSSALVRDTANRTSLTQVLAANVDVVLVVEHLDPDPDLGRVERLLTLAWRSGATPVVVLTKADLVPDPRGMGHDVERVAIGVDVHVVSVPADEGLGPVRALLAPGTTVVVVGPSGAGKSTLVNALAGREAMATGERRADGRGRHTTTHRELVPLAGGAVLIDTPGLRAVGLVADAEALEHTFADVAELAARCRFADCAHRTEPGCAVRAALDAGELDERRFDSWRRLEREAAYQERRADARLAAAERARWKKITAEHRRGHRPVPRG, encoded by the coding sequence ATGTCCTCGTCGCAGCGATGGCGCGTGGTGCGCGCCGACAAGGGTGCGATCCTCGTCGTACCCGACGTCGGCGTACCCGCAGCGGCCCTCGCTGAGCACGAGCACGAGCCCGAGCACGAGCATGAGCACGTCGAACCGCTGCGCGCGGTGCTCGCGCGCGACGGGCTCGCGGAGTCCGACGAGGGCCGCGTGGTGCCCGCGGTCGGCGACTACGTCCTGCTCGACGACGAGGGCGGCGTCGCCCGCGTGCTCCCGCGCTCGTCCGCGCTCGTGCGTGACACCGCGAACCGCACGTCGCTGACCCAGGTGCTCGCGGCCAACGTGGACGTCGTGCTCGTCGTCGAGCACCTCGACCCGGACCCCGACCTCGGGCGGGTCGAGCGGCTCCTCACGCTCGCGTGGCGCTCGGGCGCGACGCCCGTCGTCGTGCTGACCAAGGCGGACCTGGTCCCCGACCCGCGGGGGATGGGGCACGACGTCGAGCGCGTCGCGATCGGCGTCGACGTGCACGTGGTGTCGGTGCCGGCCGACGAGGGGCTCGGGCCGGTGCGGGCGCTGCTGGCGCCGGGGACCACTGTCGTCGTGGTCGGACCCTCGGGCGCCGGGAAGTCGACGCTCGTCAACGCGCTCGCGGGCCGCGAGGCGATGGCGACCGGTGAGCGGCGCGCGGACGGCCGCGGCCGGCACACGACGACGCACCGCGAGCTCGTGCCGCTCGCGGGTGGTGCGGTCCTGATCGACACGCCGGGGCTGCGGGCCGTCGGCCTGGTGGCGGACGCCGAGGCGCTCGAGCACACGTTCGCGGACGTGGCCGAGCTCGCCGCCCGGTGCCGGTTCGCCGACTGCGCGCACCGGACCGAGCCGGGATGCGCGGTGCGCGCCGCGCTGGACGCGGGCGAGCTCGACGAGCGGCGGTTCGACAGCTGGCGCCGGCTCGAGCGCGAGGCGGCCTACCAGGAGCGACGCGCCGACGCGCGGCTCGCGGCGGCCGAGCGAGCCCGGTGGAAGAAGATCACGGCGGAGCACCGCCGAGGCCACCGCCCGGTGCCCCGCGGCTAG
- a CDS encoding glycoside hydrolase family 6 protein → MTGLYLSTRTKAYAAWRAAVGAERAALELLATTPQATWLDDPSDPDATREEVRALTAAAHDEGSTAVLAVYAIPGRDCGQYSAGGAPADRYGHWVREVAAGICGAPIVVLEPDALPQLGAGDHQGDRVAYLADAAQVLHDAGARVYLDAGHSAWLTPREVVRRVELVGTRHLTGIALNTSNYQPTADERAYGEAICAELDLRFVVDTSRNGNGSNGEWCNARGRAVGDLPRLVHDGTACDALLWVKPPGESDGTGNGGPAAGEWWHEVALELVLNARG, encoded by the coding sequence GTGACCGGCCTCTACCTCAGCACCCGGACGAAGGCGTACGCGGCCTGGCGGGCGGCGGTCGGCGCGGAGCGCGCCGCGCTCGAGCTGCTCGCGACCACGCCGCAGGCCACGTGGCTGGACGACCCGTCCGACCCGGACGCGACGCGCGAGGAGGTCCGGGCGCTCACCGCGGCCGCGCACGACGAGGGCAGCACCGCGGTCCTCGCGGTCTACGCGATCCCCGGTCGCGACTGCGGGCAGTACTCCGCAGGCGGCGCACCGGCGGACCGGTACGGGCACTGGGTGCGCGAGGTCGCCGCGGGGATCTGCGGCGCGCCGATCGTCGTGCTCGAGCCCGACGCCCTGCCGCAGCTCGGGGCCGGCGACCACCAGGGCGACCGCGTCGCGTACCTCGCGGACGCGGCGCAGGTGCTGCACGACGCGGGTGCGCGCGTGTACCTCGACGCGGGTCACTCGGCGTGGCTCACGCCGCGCGAGGTGGTGCGGCGCGTCGAGCTCGTGGGGACGCGCCACCTGACGGGTATCGCGCTCAACACCTCGAACTACCAGCCGACCGCCGACGAGCGCGCGTACGGCGAGGCGATCTGCGCCGAGCTGGACCTGCGGTTCGTCGTGGACACCTCGCGCAACGGCAACGGCTCGAACGGCGAGTGGTGCAACGCGCGCGGCCGCGCGGTCGGCGACCTGCCGCGGCTCGTCCACGACGGGACCGCGTGCGACGCGCTGCTGTGGGTCAAGCCGCCGGGCGAGTCCGACGGCACGGGCAACGGCGGCCCGGCCGCTGGCGAGTGGTGGCACGAGGTCGCCCTCGAGCTCGTCCTGAACGCCCGGGGCTGA
- a CDS encoding sterol carrier family protein, whose amino-acid sequence MPPRRRTDPVAGRAALAAWRADPTSAADRRTAVRFTLEELADVAPGHTVEVRVPPDGAVQAVAGPRHTRGTPPNVVETDPQTWLELATGALAWDDAVRDARVRASGERADLAAWLPLQATRVR is encoded by the coding sequence GTGCCCCCTCGTCGTCGTACCGATCCCGTGGCGGGACGCGCGGCGCTCGCCGCGTGGCGCGCGGACCCGACGTCCGCCGCGGACCGGCGCACCGCGGTCCGCTTCACGCTCGAGGAGCTCGCGGACGTCGCGCCGGGGCACACGGTCGAGGTGCGCGTGCCGCCGGACGGTGCGGTGCAGGCCGTCGCCGGTCCACGGCACACGCGCGGCACGCCGCCGAACGTCGTCGAGACCGACCCGCAGACGTGGCTCGAGCTCGCGACGGGCGCGCTCGCGTGGGACGACGCGGTGCGGGACGCGCGCGTGCGGGCCTCGGGCGAGCGCGCGGACCTCGCGGCCTGGCTGCCGCTGCAGGCGACCCGCGTGCGCTGA
- a CDS encoding glycoside hydrolase family 6 protein, which produces MGEHRTSLRRVVATGAVLSVLALLAACDGSATGSVATPAVAAPADGTPSVTSSPTTASPTGSPTSVSPTSTATTSAQPPGTGGLLVRTDSQAAVAWSQATGEDKDLLATIAQTPQALWVGDWVGADEARDQVARLTSAAADSGTTAVLVVYAIPGRDCGLHSAGGVAADAYAAWVATVADGIVGRPVVVLEPDALPQLGACDGQGDRGALLAGAARTLDEAGARVYLDAGHSGWLPAGEVVSRIRAVGTAHLAGFALNTSNYQATADERAYGEAIAAQLEGLGFVVDTSRNGNGSNGEWCNPRGRALGDAPRLVDDGTALDALLWVKSPGESDGTCNGGPAAGQWWQEIALELARNAR; this is translated from the coding sequence ATGGGTGAGCACCGCACGTCCCTGCGCCGCGTCGTCGCGACCGGTGCCGTGCTCTCGGTCCTCGCGCTCCTCGCCGCGTGCGACGGCTCCGCGACCGGCTCGGTCGCCACGCCGGCCGTCGCCGCTCCGGCGGACGGCACGCCGTCCGTGACGTCCTCGCCGACAACCGCTTCGCCGACCGGGTCGCCGACCTCCGTATCGCCGACCTCCACTGCGACGACCTCGGCGCAGCCCCCAGGCACGGGCGGGCTCCTGGTGCGGACCGACTCGCAGGCGGCGGTCGCCTGGAGCCAGGCCACGGGCGAGGACAAGGACCTGCTCGCGACGATCGCGCAGACCCCGCAGGCGCTGTGGGTGGGCGACTGGGTCGGCGCGGACGAGGCCCGCGACCAGGTCGCGCGGCTGACGTCCGCCGCGGCCGACTCGGGCACCACGGCGGTGCTCGTCGTGTACGCGATCCCGGGCCGGGACTGCGGGCTGCACTCCGCGGGCGGTGTCGCGGCCGACGCGTACGCGGCCTGGGTCGCGACCGTCGCGGACGGGATCGTCGGCCGTCCGGTCGTCGTGCTGGAGCCGGATGCGCTGCCCCAGCTCGGCGCGTGCGACGGGCAGGGCGACCGCGGCGCGCTCCTCGCGGGGGCCGCGCGCACGCTCGACGAGGCCGGCGCGCGGGTCTACCTCGACGCCGGCCACTCCGGCTGGCTCCCCGCGGGCGAGGTCGTCTCGCGGATCCGCGCGGTCGGCACCGCGCACCTCGCCGGGTTCGCGCTCAACACGTCGAACTACCAGGCCACGGCCGACGAGCGCGCGTACGGTGAGGCGATCGCGGCTCAGCTCGAGGGCCTCGGGTTCGTCGTCGACACCTCGCGCAACGGCAACGGCTCGAACGGCGAGTGGTGCAACCCGCGCGGTCGCGCGTTGGGCGACGCACCGCGGCTGGTCGACGACGGCACGGCGCTCGACGCGCTGCTGTGGGTCAAGTCGCCCGGCGAGTCCGACGGCACGTGCAACGGCGGTCCCGCGGCCGGGCAGTGGTGGCAGGAGATCGCCCTGGAGCTCGCGCGCAACGCGCGCTGA
- the purM gene encoding phosphoribosylformylglycinamidine cyclo-ligase, producing the protein MTLPDENAPLTYAAAGVDTEAGDKAVELMKDAVRATHGPRVLGGVGGFAGLYDASFLTRYRKPLLATSTDGVGTKVAIAQALDVHHTIGFDLVGMVVDDIVVVGAEPLFMTDYIATGRVVPERIADVVRGIADACRVAGTALVGGETAEHPGLLAPDEYDVAGAATGVVEADELLGPERVRAGDVLVAFASSGLHSNGYSLVRAVVRQAGWGLERHVDELGRTLGEELLEPTRVYASDCLAIARRAGTAGVHAFSHVTGGGLAANVARILPAGLVADVDRAGWVVPPVFSMVQSLGQVPWTDLEGTLNLGVGMVAVVAADAVDGVLAHAAELGLPAWELGSVRDLGERDVVGAPGFVTGTKGVEGGAVNLTGEYRTH; encoded by the coding sequence GTGACCCTGCCCGACGAGAACGCCCCGCTCACGTACGCCGCGGCGGGCGTCGACACCGAGGCGGGCGACAAGGCCGTCGAGCTCATGAAGGACGCCGTGCGCGCGACGCACGGCCCGCGCGTGCTCGGCGGCGTCGGAGGCTTCGCCGGCCTGTACGACGCGAGCTTCCTCACGCGCTACCGCAAGCCCCTGCTCGCGACGTCGACCGACGGCGTGGGCACCAAGGTCGCGATCGCGCAGGCCCTCGACGTGCACCACACCATCGGCTTCGACCTGGTCGGCATGGTCGTCGACGACATCGTCGTGGTGGGCGCCGAGCCGCTGTTCATGACGGACTACATCGCCACGGGCCGCGTGGTCCCGGAGCGCATCGCGGACGTCGTGCGCGGCATCGCGGACGCGTGCCGGGTCGCGGGCACCGCGCTCGTCGGCGGCGAGACCGCCGAGCACCCCGGCTTGCTCGCTCCCGACGAGTACGACGTGGCGGGCGCCGCGACGGGCGTCGTCGAGGCCGACGAGCTGCTCGGCCCCGAGCGCGTGCGCGCCGGTGACGTGCTCGTGGCGTTCGCGTCGTCGGGCCTGCACTCCAACGGCTACTCGCTCGTGCGCGCAGTCGTGCGGCAGGCGGGCTGGGGCCTGGAGCGGCACGTCGACGAGCTCGGCCGCACGCTCGGTGAGGAGCTCCTCGAGCCGACCCGCGTCTACGCGTCCGACTGCCTCGCGATCGCACGCCGAGCGGGGACCGCGGGCGTGCACGCGTTCAGCCACGTCACGGGCGGCGGGCTCGCCGCGAACGTCGCGCGCATCCTGCCCGCCGGGCTGGTCGCCGACGTCGACCGCGCCGGCTGGGTGGTGCCGCCGGTGTTCTCGATGGTGCAGAGCCTCGGCCAGGTGCCGTGGACGGACCTGGAGGGGACGCTCAACCTCGGCGTCGGGATGGTCGCCGTCGTCGCGGCGGACGCGGTCGACGGGGTGCTCGCGCACGCCGCCGAGCTCGGGCTGCCGGCGTGGGAGCTGGGGTCGGTGCGGGACCTGGGGGAGCGCGACGTCGTCGGCGCACCCGGGTTCGTGACGGGCACCAAGGGTGTCGAGGGCGGCGCCGTGAACCTGACCGGCGAGTACCGCACGCACTAG
- a CDS encoding DUF3073 domain-containing protein has translation MGRGRQKAKQTKVARELKYFSPETNYRALEQELASRNHDPVDRRGLAALDTEDEPQDDYRRWLDDER, from the coding sequence ATGGGGCGCGGCCGTCAGAAGGCTAAGCAGACGAAGGTGGCCCGGGAGCTGAAGTACTTCAGCCCGGAGACCAACTACCGAGCCCTCGAGCAGGAGCTGGCGTCTCGCAACCACGATCCCGTGGACCGTCGCGGCCTGGCCGCGCTGGACACCGAGGACGAGCCGCAGGACGACTACCGCCGCTGGCTCGACGACGAGCGCTGA
- the purF gene encoding amidophosphoribosyltransferase — MAPRADGRLNHDLLPDEKGPQDACGVFGVWAPGEEVAKLTYFGLYALQHRGQESAGIATSNGSQLLVYKDMGLVSQVFDETALNALQGHIAIGHARYSTTGASNWENAQPTLGPTAAGTVALGHNGNLTNTAELVELVAERYGSQRRGELARGNTTDTALITALLAGDPDHTLEATALEVLPRLRGAFSLVFMDERTLYAARDPQGVRPLVLGRLERGWVVASETPALDIVGASFVREVEPGEFIAIDSDGLRSTKFATPERAGCVFEYVYLARPDTTIAGRSVHAARVEMGRRLAIEHPVEADLVIPVPESGTPAAVGYAQQSGIPFGQGLTKNAYVGRTFIQPSQTLRQLGIRLKLNPLREIIRGKRLVVVDDSIVRGNTQRALIRMLREAGAAEVHVRISSPPVKWPCFYGIDFASRAELIANGLTPDEIGASLGADSLGYISETSLIEATEQPASQLCTACFSGRYPIELPSADQLGKHLLEQNELPLGAPEDGLVAIIPGAGGATALDHP; from the coding sequence GTGGCCCCCCGCGCTGACGGACGACTGAACCACGACCTCCTCCCGGACGAGAAAGGCCCCCAGGACGCCTGCGGTGTCTTCGGTGTCTGGGCTCCTGGCGAGGAGGTCGCCAAGCTCACCTACTTCGGGCTCTACGCGCTGCAGCACCGCGGCCAGGAGTCCGCGGGCATCGCGACGAGCAACGGCAGCCAGCTCCTGGTCTACAAGGACATGGGTCTGGTCTCGCAGGTGTTCGACGAGACCGCGCTGAACGCCCTGCAGGGGCACATCGCGATCGGGCACGCGCGGTACTCGACGACGGGCGCGAGCAACTGGGAGAACGCCCAGCCGACGCTCGGCCCCACGGCCGCCGGCACCGTGGCCCTCGGCCACAACGGCAACCTGACGAACACCGCGGAGCTCGTCGAGCTCGTCGCGGAGCGGTACGGCAGCCAGCGGCGCGGCGAGCTCGCCCGCGGCAACACCACGGACACGGCGCTGATCACGGCGCTGCTCGCGGGGGACCCGGACCACACGCTCGAGGCCACGGCGCTCGAGGTCCTGCCGCGCCTGCGCGGTGCGTTCTCGCTGGTCTTCATGGACGAGCGCACGCTGTACGCGGCGCGTGACCCGCAGGGTGTGCGCCCGCTCGTGCTCGGCCGGCTCGAGCGCGGGTGGGTCGTCGCCTCGGAGACCCCGGCGCTCGACATCGTCGGCGCGAGCTTCGTGCGCGAGGTCGAGCCGGGCGAGTTCATCGCGATCGACTCCGACGGCCTGCGGTCGACGAAGTTCGCGACGCCCGAGCGCGCCGGCTGCGTCTTCGAGTACGTGTACCTCGCGCGTCCGGACACGACGATCGCGGGCCGTTCGGTGCACGCGGCGCGCGTCGAGATGGGCCGCCGCCTCGCGATCGAGCACCCCGTCGAGGCGGACCTCGTCATCCCTGTGCCGGAGTCGGGCACGCCCGCCGCGGTCGGCTACGCGCAGCAGTCCGGCATCCCGTTCGGGCAGGGCCTGACGAAGAACGCGTACGTGGGCCGCACGTTCATCCAGCCGTCGCAGACGCTGCGCCAGCTCGGTATCCGGCTCAAGCTCAACCCGCTGCGCGAGATCATCCGCGGCAAGCGCCTCGTCGTCGTCGACGACTCGATCGTGCGCGGCAACACCCAGCGCGCGCTGATCCGCATGCTCCGGGAGGCCGGCGCGGCCGAGGTGCACGTGCGCATCTCGTCGCCGCCCGTGAAGTGGCCGTGCTTCTACGGCATCGACTTCGCGAGCCGCGCCGAGCTCATCGCCAACGGCCTGACGCCCGACGAGATCGGGGCGTCGCTCGGGGCGGACTCGCTCGGCTACATCTCCGAGACGTCGCTCATCGAGGCGACCGAGCAGCCCGCGAGCCAGCTGTGCACCGCGTGCTTCTCGGGCCGGTACCCGATCGAGCTGCCGTCGGCCGACCAGCTCGGCAAGCACCTGCTCGAGCAGAACGAGCTGCCGCTGGGCGCACCCGAGGACGGCCTCGTCGCGATCATCCCCGGGGCGGGCGGCGCGACCGCGCTCGACCACCCCTGA
- a CDS encoding histidine kinase, whose protein sequence is MSHDPQNPQRPDEPVTPGTSPDPTGPAAPDGVQASPGVEPVPAEDELARVAVPARVRRAPKFGVFIVAGAVVGVVVGLLLTLFLGAGADDSGASDVASGTGFISFLDGQGAIRAVMGTAGAIVGGFVGGALAVRADRRSRDPLR, encoded by the coding sequence GTGTCGCACGACCCCCAGAACCCGCAGCGCCCCGACGAGCCGGTGACCCCGGGCACGTCGCCGGACCCGACGGGACCCGCCGCCCCGGACGGGGTGCAGGCGTCCCCGGGCGTCGAGCCCGTCCCCGCGGAGGACGAGCTCGCGCGCGTCGCGGTGCCCGCGCGGGTGCGCCGCGCCCCGAAGTTCGGGGTGTTCATCGTCGCGGGAGCGGTCGTCGGCGTCGTCGTCGGCCTGCTGCTCACGCTGTTCCTGGGCGCGGGCGCGGACGACTCGGGCGCGTCCGACGTCGCCTCGGGCACGGGGTTCATCTCGTTCCTCGACGGGCAGGGGGCGATCCGCGCGGTCATGGGCACCGCGGGTGCGATCGTCGGCGGGTTCGTGGGCGGTGCGCTCGCCGTCCGCGCGGACCGGCGCAGCCGCGACCCCCTGCGCTGA
- a CDS encoding glycoside hydrolase family 6 protein: MSARRTVSALLSVAALSVAGLTAVASTASAAEGCRVDYTVQSQWNTGFQGDVKITNLGSPLSSWTVAWTFPSGSQKVQQAWNANVTSSGSRISASSVGWNGSLGTGASAQFGFIGEYSGSNPVPSSFTVNGVACTGTVPTQEPTQEPTQEPTQEPTQEPTQEPTEEPTQEPTQDPQPSGDLYVDVENQSYAAWQAASGSTKDLLAKIALTPQSVWIGNWNSPSVSQQQMRDATSRASQAGKTVSVVIYAIPGRDCGSHSGGGVGESEYAQWVDTVARGIVGRPIVILEPDALAQLGDCNGQGDRVGFLKYAAKSLTQAGGRVYIDAGHSGWLSVDTAVNRLNQIGFEYAVGFALNTSNYQTTSASQQYGEQISQRLGGKGYVIDTSRNGNGSNGEWCNPRGRALGDKPRLVNDSTGLDALLWVKLPGESDGSCNGGPAAGQWWQEIALELARNAKW; encoded by the coding sequence ATGTCCGCCCGCAGAACCGTGTCCGCGCTGCTGTCCGTCGCGGCGCTGTCCGTCGCAGGCCTCACGGCCGTCGCGAGCACCGCGTCCGCCGCCGAAGGCTGCCGTGTCGACTACACCGTCCAGAGCCAGTGGAACACCGGCTTCCAGGGTGACGTGAAGATCACCAACCTGGGGTCGCCGCTGTCGTCGTGGACGGTCGCCTGGACGTTCCCGTCGGGGAGCCAGAAGGTGCAGCAGGCCTGGAACGCGAACGTCACGTCGAGCGGCTCGCGCATCTCCGCGTCGAGCGTGGGCTGGAACGGTTCGCTCGGCACCGGCGCGAGCGCGCAGTTCGGCTTCATCGGCGAGTACTCCGGCAGCAACCCCGTCCCGTCGTCGTTCACGGTCAACGGTGTCGCGTGCACCGGCACCGTCCCGACCCAGGAGCCGACGCAGGAGCCCACCCAGGAGCCCACGCAGGAGCCGACGCAGGAGCCGACGCAGGAGCCCACTGAGGAGCCGACGCAGGAGCCCACGCAGGACCCGCAGCCGTCCGGCGACCTGTACGTCGACGTCGAGAACCAGTCGTACGCCGCCTGGCAGGCCGCGTCCGGCAGCACCAAGGACCTCCTGGCGAAGATCGCGCTGACGCCCCAGTCGGTGTGGATCGGCAACTGGAACAGCCCGTCCGTCTCGCAGCAGCAGATGCGTGACGCGACGAGCCGCGCGTCGCAGGCCGGCAAGACGGTCTCGGTCGTCATCTACGCCATCCCGGGCCGTGACTGCGGCTCGCACTCGGGCGGCGGCGTCGGCGAGAGCGAGTACGCGCAGTGGGTCGACACGGTCGCGCGCGGCATCGTGGGCCGTCCGATCGTCATCCTCGAGCCCGACGCCCTCGCCCAGCTGGGTGACTGCAACGGTCAGGGCGACCGGGTCGGCTTCCTGAAGTACGCCGCCAAGTCGCTCACGCAGGCCGGCGGCCGCGTGTACATCGACGCGGGCCACTCGGGCTGGCTGTCGGTCGACACCGCGGTGAACCGCCTCAACCAGATCGGCTTCGAGTACGCGGTGGGCTTCGCGCTCAACACGTCGAACTACCAGACGACGTCCGCGTCGCAGCAGTACGGCGAGCAGATCTCGCAGCGCCTCGGCGGCAAGGGCTACGTCATCGACACGTCGCGCAACGGCAACGGCAGCAACGGCGAGTGGTGCAACCCGCGCGGCCGTGCGCTGGGCGACAAGCCGCGTCTCGTGAACGACTCGACGGGCCTCGACGCCCTGCTGTGGGTCAAGCTGCCGGGCGAGTCCGACGGCTCCTGCAACGGCGGCCCGGCCGCCGGCCAGTGGTGGCAGGAGATCGCCCTGGAGCTCGCGCGCAACGCCAAGTGGTGA